A stretch of Gorilla gorilla gorilla isolate KB3781 chromosome 9, NHGRI_mGorGor1-v2.1_pri, whole genome shotgun sequence DNA encodes these proteins:
- the MTA2 gene encoding metastasis-associated protein MTA2, protein MAANMYRVGDYVYFENSSSNPYLVRRIEELNKTANGNVEAKVVCLFRRRDISSSLNSLADSNAREFEEESKQPGVSEQQRHQLKHRELFLSRQFESLPATHIRGKCSVTLLNETDILSQYLEKEDCFFYSLVFDPVQKTLLADQGEIRVGCKYQAEIPDRLAEGESDNRNQQKMEMKVWDPDNPLTDRQIDQFLVVARAVGTFARALDCSSSIRQPSLHMSAAAASRDITLFHAMDTLQRNGYDLAKAMSTLVPQGGPVLCRDEMEEWSASEAMLFEEALEKYGKDFNDIRQDFLPWKSLASIVQFYYMWKTTDRYIQQKRLKAAEADSKLKQVYIPTYTKPNPNQIISVGSKPGMNGAGFQKGLTCESCHTTQSAQWYAWGPPNMQCRLCASCWIYWKKYGGLKTPTQLEGATRGTTEPHSRGHLSRPEAQSLSPYTTSANRAKLLAKNRQTFLLQTTKLTRLARRMCRDLLQPRRAARRPYAPINANAIKAECSIRLPKAAKTPLKIHPLVRLPLATIVKDLVAQAPLKPKTPRGTKTPINRNQLSQNRGLGGIMVKRAYETMAGAGVPFSANGRPLASGIRSGSQPAAKRQKLNPADAPNPVVFVATKDTRALRKALTHLEMRRAARRPNLPLKVKPTLIAVRPPVPLPAPSHPASTNEPIVLED, encoded by the exons ATGGCGGCCAACATGTACCGGGTGGGAG ATTACGTCTATTTTGAGAACTCTTCCAGCAATCCTTACCTGGTTAGACGGATTGAGGAGCTCAACAAG ACTGCAAATGGAAATGTGGAGGCAAAGGTTGTCTGTCTTTTCCGGCGCAGGGACATTTCTAGTAGCCTCAACAGCCTGGCTGATAGTAATGCCA GGGAGTTTGAAGAGGAATCAAAGCAGCCAGGGGTGTCTGAGCAGCAGCGCCATCAACTGAAGCACCGGGAACTTTTTCTTTCTCGGCAATTTGAATCATTACCAGCCACCCACATACG GGGGAAATGCAGTGTGACCCTCTTGAATGAGACAGATATCTTGAGCCAGTACCTGGAAAAGGAG GACTGCTTTTTTTACTCACTGGTGTTTGACCCCGTGCAGAAGACACTTCTAGCTGATCAGGGCGAGATTAGAGTTGGTTGCAAATACCAAGCTGAGATCCCAGATCGCCTAGCAGAGG GAGAATCTGATAATCGGAACCAACAGAAAATGGAGATGAAGGTCTGGGACCCAGACAACCCTCTCACAGACCGGCAGATCGACCAGTTTCTTGTGGTGGCCCG AGCTGTGGGAACCTTTGCAAGAGCCCTAGATTGCAGCAGCTCCATTCGGCAGCCAAGCTTGCACATGAGTGCAGCTGCTGCCTCACGAGATATCACCCTG TTTCACGCCATGGATACCTTGCAAAGGAACGGCTACGACCTGGCTAAGGCCATGTCGACCCTGGTACCCCAGGGAGGCCCGGTGCTGTGTCGGGATGAGATGGAGGAATGGTCAGCCTCAGAGGCCATGCTATTTGAGGAGGCCCTAGAGAAGTATGGGAAGGACTTCAATGATATTCGCCAGGATTTT CTACCCTGGAAGTCACTTGCCAGCATAGTCCAGTTTTATTACATGTGGAAAACCACAGACCGGTATATTCAGCAG AAAAGGTTGAAAGCTGCTGAAGCAGACAGCAAACTGAAACAGGTCTACATCCCCACCTA CACTAAGCCAAACCCTAACCAGATCATTTCTGTGGGTTCAAAACCTGGCATGAATGGGGCTGGATTTCAGAAGGGCCTGACTTGTGAGAGTTGCCACA CCACACAGTCTGCTCAGTGGTATGCCTGGGGCCCACCTAACATGCAGTGCCGCCTCTGTGCTTCCTGTTGGATCTACTGGAAGAAGTATGGGGGACTGAAGACCCCAACTCAGCTTGAGGGGGCCACTCGGGGCACCACG GAGCCACACTCAAGGGGTCATTTATCCAGACCTGAAGCTCAAAGTCTCTCTCCTTACACAACCAGCGCCAACAGGGCCAAGCTACTGGCTAAGAACAGGCAAACTTTCCTGCTTCAGACCACAAAGCTGACCCGTCTTGCCAGACGCATGTGCAGGGACCTATTACAGCCAAGGAGGGCTGCCCGACGGCCTTATGCTCCTATCAATGCCAATGCCATCAAAGCAGAGT GCTCCATTCGACTTCCTAAGGCTGCCAAGACTCCATTGAAGATTCACCCTCTGGTGCGGCTGCCCCTGGCAACTATCGTCAAAGATCTGG tgGCCCAGGCACCCCTGAAACCAAAAACACCTCGGGGTACCAAGACACCGATCAACAGAAACCAGCTGTCCCAGAACCGGGGACTGGGGGGCATTATGGTGAAACGGGCCTATGAGACT atggcaggggcaggggttcCTTTCTCTGCCAATGGAAGGCCTCTGGCTTCAGGGATTCGTTCAGGCTCACAGCCAGCAGCCAAGCGTCAGAAACTAAACCCAGCTGATGCCCCCAATCCTGTGGTGTTTGTGGCCACAAAGGATACCAG GGCCCTACGGAAGGCTCTGACCCATCTGGAAATGCGGCGAGCTGCTCGCCGACCCAACTTGCCCCTGAAGGTGAAGCCAACGCTGATTGCAGTGCGGCCCCCTGTCCCTCTACCTGCACCCTCACATCCTGCCAGCACCAATGAGCCTATTGTCCTGGAGGACTGA